One genomic window of Boudabousia tangfeifanii includes the following:
- a CDS encoding SpaA isopeptide-forming pilin-related protein, whose amino-acid sequence MSVKGTMLKRVGVGLVAMLVSAGVAVPVLTNATAENQIADNTNVVSASETPESTVVPKLDLSKEAPKGVGPIGIAAEPAAVTNEPLPLDQADQGRPSEKEITVDLKTPEASPTPVPSPKGPLEKNDIATVEAPQAVTPETTVAPLVATPEQPKRRVRRALDDAPAPVPDGAPGEPVLVRNGPSLLTFKLVQESAGIGQDGRGRCVINSANGYPIGDNTTTDHNVCAGGPARYRIEVNPKTKANPIKIELDPFWEIMDPDDSGVTRRLPTITANQANISGVSMTVGDNGKLIITASANNNQSAKFYLDIATVEPRRSSLAAGNPRGVFRLKLRAENVSEVASATPEPGAPTPEPVVHEPVPAATADHDLHVLTTTRLDQTPYNITSDPNPITINKRQYIGVQAYSNLTHTWNTSQAKVPQGGYNDQGMVYQVSEDEITRYTLEIPTDQDGLRLFPADQVLVSYDGGELEPAKVDADGNPYVEGRYGKGNGGYQRVPFKIYVPTRNLDKTAPVPLSTRLDVVDSEGNFTVVKNIFGEPSNIPALDGVNGLGNNEVDPGTGQACSFNTSVASVDAASRPLRASSGAPNNNCAVQTVDLRRCKPGDDTDPKNTGCAPSDKDDESVRGVDPRSRKNFWEFVPGAYDPPKYQNRAPISDSFVHVWASSLEGENNPSVCVSWKPKSQKFVYSGSDWDNFVQVGHNTSAPGIPSVFPFAKIYVTDKDVTNNGNPDCSDLSQWKLIYAKRDPSDPEDKTENVNIAPASAFGGMQNVSGFMIKLPGVPAQLRTTEFTYRATTGDPIWVSKNSPKVVHEDGQVRIYYPGNPVPQVVDPSTVGYEYIEGKTFYITTNYLRVANEVTRAEWNPDTQKDEIMRRDVWSPARKDFILQPTAKVTVDAGATANQVMADNVSESEVTMYNVPRIIIENGVPLVVNSEDNEGNPNQVILRYYPSRCLTVDTEKLQPGMELHGEADYSDPKNCGPDPSYYLERLYTLSDQPNTTGDPSKDPFFTPRWGEANASRTAATFQNWNNRIKIPVKTPPWASPRMKFDIYNTIAVTGMKQFVNPATGELTSPEQTALLPQEDSYNVGNPSVNIQSITVPNVAVLSTKKSISNQLNPIDDGFSQQLTLMNATAAPFGKTQFIDVFPYNGDKGEGVKWRSTDYHGEYWLRELPQTIVAKSPPKDQELDPTKVKDIPAEDMPVFYYTTQDPNTVSMCPTNADAEDMKFCTARAKRIPLDTKPSPADIWQPLTQEVIDQQGKPGAKHITAIRVDIPHVYEEAAYTINLKFKTWANLRTDQYDNDFGVSSVHMTDRAPAQAPIPNPSIIKAKVYAAKIEGKVYWDLAQSATIEPDDPPAEGYKVALLYEDGSPVLGEACTPTLNADGSVDPDSDCVPMTEPGPDGTPVLIRDYQGNPVGRLKRITYTDKDGYYAFDNVAKGTYKTEITLKNPRNKVLQAGLGKDKLVINDIVIQNKPPAVVNGLVVQEVNTANDYGLVVVVDLKVHKVNYDNKALPGARFSVFNDNDGNVGDLFKSRHEEGVPTPEDGQPVGEDGKTEIDSADFQWRNLGVNKWYWLAETKSPAGHELLAQPVRFKMNYHGEIEFGDGKSDFIIGSKGVENDIPFGDITVKDVDQATLPASGGRGVIYSLAFGTILLGAAVVLRRKYATQN is encoded by the coding sequence ATGTCCGTTAAAGGAACAATGCTGAAACGTGTTGGTGTCGGTTTAGTTGCCATGTTGGTGTCAGCTGGGGTAGCAGTCCCTGTGTTGACAAACGCTACGGCTGAAAATCAGATAGCCGACAATACAAACGTGGTTTCGGCATCGGAAACTCCCGAGTCTACTGTGGTTCCTAAGCTTGATTTGAGTAAGGAAGCGCCGAAGGGTGTCGGGCCGATCGGCATTGCAGCCGAACCTGCAGCTGTTACTAATGAGCCTCTACCTTTAGATCAGGCTGATCAAGGTCGTCCTTCAGAAAAAGAAATCACTGTAGATCTTAAGACTCCAGAAGCAAGCCCTACTCCTGTTCCTTCCCCTAAGGGTCCTCTAGAGAAGAATGACATTGCTACGGTTGAGGCTCCCCAAGCGGTAACTCCAGAAACAACTGTAGCTCCACTTGTTGCTACTCCTGAGCAGCCTAAACGTCGTGTGCGTCGTGCTCTCGACGATGCACCAGCTCCCGTTCCAGATGGAGCTCCTGGTGAACCTGTATTGGTTCGTAACGGTCCCTCACTTTTGACTTTCAAGCTAGTCCAAGAATCGGCAGGTATTGGACAAGATGGTCGTGGACGCTGTGTTATTAACAGCGCTAATGGTTATCCTATCGGTGATAACACTACTACCGACCACAACGTTTGTGCTGGTGGCCCAGCTCGTTACCGCATTGAAGTTAACCCGAAAACCAAAGCGAATCCGATCAAGATTGAACTTGATCCTTTCTGGGAGATCATGGATCCTGATGACTCAGGTGTGACTCGTCGTCTTCCAACTATTACGGCAAACCAAGCAAATATTTCTGGTGTGTCGATGACAGTTGGTGACAATGGAAAGTTGATTATTACCGCTTCGGCTAATAACAACCAGTCGGCTAAGTTCTATCTAGATATTGCTACTGTGGAACCGCGTCGTTCATCTCTTGCCGCTGGTAACCCACGTGGTGTGTTCCGTTTGAAGCTTCGCGCTGAGAACGTCAGTGAGGTAGCTTCCGCTACCCCAGAACCAGGCGCTCCTACTCCAGAACCCGTGGTACACGAACCTGTGCCTGCAGCTACTGCAGACCACGATCTTCACGTTTTGACAACTACGCGTCTTGATCAGACTCCTTACAACATCACTAGTGACCCGAACCCGATTACAATTAACAAGCGGCAGTACATTGGTGTTCAGGCCTACTCGAACTTAACTCACACTTGGAATACTTCGCAGGCCAAGGTTCCTCAGGGTGGATATAACGATCAAGGCATGGTGTATCAGGTTTCTGAAGACGAGATCACACGTTACACCTTGGAGATTCCCACCGACCAAGATGGTCTTCGTTTGTTCCCTGCTGATCAAGTACTAGTTAGCTACGATGGCGGAGAACTTGAACCGGCTAAGGTGGATGCTGACGGTAATCCGTATGTTGAAGGCCGATATGGCAAAGGCAACGGTGGTTACCAGCGTGTACCTTTCAAGATTTACGTGCCTACTCGTAATCTTGACAAAACTGCTCCAGTGCCGCTGAGCACTCGTTTGGATGTGGTGGATTCGGAAGGTAACTTTACGGTAGTTAAGAATATCTTCGGTGAACCCAGCAATATTCCTGCACTTGACGGTGTAAATGGGCTAGGAAATAACGAGGTCGATCCTGGTACTGGTCAGGCCTGTAGCTTTAATACCTCAGTCGCTTCTGTTGACGCAGCGAGCCGTCCATTGAGGGCAAGTAGTGGGGCGCCGAACAATAACTGTGCAGTTCAAACTGTTGATTTGCGTCGTTGTAAACCAGGTGATGATACTGACCCGAAGAATACTGGTTGTGCCCCTTCGGATAAAGATGATGAATCTGTTCGTGGTGTTGATCCGCGAAGTAGAAAGAACTTCTGGGAGTTTGTGCCAGGTGCTTACGATCCACCTAAGTACCAGAACCGTGCGCCAATTTCTGATTCCTTCGTCCATGTTTGGGCTTCGTCGCTAGAAGGCGAAAATAACCCAAGTGTTTGTGTTTCTTGGAAACCTAAGAGTCAGAAGTTCGTATACTCAGGCTCAGACTGGGATAACTTTGTCCAAGTTGGTCATAATACCAGTGCTCCTGGTATCCCCTCGGTCTTCCCATTCGCCAAAATCTATGTAACGGATAAAGACGTCACGAATAACGGTAATCCCGATTGTTCGGATTTGAGTCAGTGGAAGTTAATTTACGCTAAGCGCGACCCTTCAGATCCTGAAGATAAGACTGAAAACGTTAATATTGCGCCAGCCAGTGCTTTTGGTGGCATGCAGAATGTTTCTGGTTTCATGATTAAACTTCCGGGTGTACCTGCTCAGCTTCGTACCACTGAATTCACATACCGTGCTACCACTGGTGACCCGATTTGGGTTTCTAAGAATTCACCAAAGGTAGTTCACGAAGATGGTCAAGTTCGTATCTACTACCCGGGAAACCCAGTGCCTCAGGTGGTTGATCCTAGCACCGTCGGTTATGAGTACATTGAAGGTAAGACCTTCTACATCACTACTAACTACTTGCGGGTAGCTAACGAAGTGACTCGTGCGGAATGGAATCCAGATACTCAAAAAGATGAAATCATGCGCAGAGACGTCTGGTCCCCGGCACGTAAGGATTTCATCCTCCAGCCCACCGCTAAGGTAACAGTTGACGCTGGTGCGACAGCTAACCAAGTGATGGCTGATAACGTCAGTGAAAGTGAAGTCACGATGTACAACGTTCCGCGCATCATCATTGAAAATGGTGTGCCGTTGGTCGTGAACTCTGAGGACAATGAGGGCAATCCTAACCAGGTAATTCTTCGTTATTACCCATCTCGATGCTTGACGGTTGATACTGAGAAACTTCAGCCAGGTATGGAACTCCACGGTGAAGCAGACTATTCAGATCCAAAGAACTGTGGTCCTGATCCAAGTTATTACCTTGAGCGACTTTATACATTGTCAGATCAGCCGAATACCACCGGTGATCCCTCTAAGGATCCTTTCTTCACTCCTCGCTGGGGTGAAGCAAATGCGTCAAGAACTGCGGCAACTTTCCAGAACTGGAATAACCGTATCAAGATTCCAGTGAAGACCCCGCCGTGGGCATCACCGCGCATGAAGTTTGATATTTACAATACGATTGCGGTAACTGGCATGAAGCAGTTCGTGAACCCTGCGACTGGCGAACTTACCAGTCCAGAACAAACTGCCCTGCTTCCTCAAGAAGACTCATACAATGTTGGCAACCCTAGCGTTAACATTCAGTCGATTACTGTTCCGAACGTTGCGGTTTTGTCCACAAAGAAATCGATCTCGAACCAGTTGAACCCGATTGATGATGGTTTCTCGCAACAGTTGACCCTGATGAACGCGACTGCTGCTCCGTTCGGTAAGACTCAGTTTATCGATGTGTTCCCTTATAACGGTGACAAGGGCGAGGGCGTCAAATGGCGTTCTACCGATTACCATGGTGAATACTGGTTGCGTGAGCTGCCGCAAACCATCGTGGCCAAGAGCCCGCCGAAGGATCAAGAACTTGATCCCACAAAGGTGAAGGATATTCCGGCGGAAGATATGCCTGTCTTCTACTACACCACGCAGGACCCGAATACTGTTTCAATGTGTCCGACTAACGCGGATGCAGAAGACATGAAGTTCTGTACAGCACGTGCCAAGCGAATTCCGCTTGATACCAAGCCAAGCCCGGCGGATATCTGGCAGCCTCTAACCCAAGAGGTGATTGATCAGCAAGGCAAGCCTGGCGCTAAGCACATCACCGCTATTCGCGTGGATATTCCACACGTTTACGAGGAAGCTGCGTACACGATTAACCTGAAGTTCAAGACTTGGGCTAACTTGCGTACTGATCAGTATGACAATGACTTCGGTGTCTCTTCGGTGCACATGACTGATCGTGCACCAGCACAGGCTCCAATCCCGAACCCATCAATCATTAAGGCAAAGGTATACGCTGCCAAGATTGAAGGTAAGGTCTATTGGGACCTCGCACAGAGCGCCACAATCGAACCTGACGATCCGCCAGCAGAAGGTTACAAGGTAGCTTTGCTATACGAGGACGGCTCACCGGTTCTTGGCGAAGCATGTACCCCGACTTTGAACGCTGATGGTAGTGTCGATCCAGATTCAGATTGTGTCCCAATGACAGAACCTGGACCTGATGGTACTCCTGTGCTCATTCGCGATTACCAAGGAAATCCTGTCGGCCGACTTAAGCGCATTACCTACACTGACAAGGATGGGTACTACGCTTTCGACAACGTCGCTAAGGGAACTTACAAGACCGAAATCACCTTGAAGAACCCACGCAATAAGGTACTTCAGGCAGGTCTTGGCAAGGACAAACTTGTCATTAATGACATCGTTATCCAGAACAAGCCGCCAGCAGTAGTTAATGGTCTAGTAGTTCAAGAAGTCAATACTGCAAATGATTACGGTCTAGTCGTGGTAGTCGACCTTAAGGTACATAAGGTTAACTACGATAACAAAGCACTACCCGGCGCTCGTTTCAGTGTCTTCAACGACAATGATGGGAACGTTGGTGATCTATTCAAATCGCGCCATGAGGAAGGGGTACCGACTCCTGAAGATGGCCAGCCCGTGGGCGAAGATGGTAAGACCGAAATTGATTCTGCTGACTTCCAGTGGCGTAATCTGGGTGTAAACAAGTGGTATTGGTTAGCTGAAACCAAATCACCAGCTGGCCACGAACTACTTGCTCAGCCAGTTCGATTCAAGATGAACTACCATGGCGAAATCGAATTCGGCGATGGTAAATCCGACTTTATTATCGGGTCGAAGGGTGTAGAAAACGACATTCCATTCGGCGACATCACGGTTAAAGACGTGGACCAGGCGACGCTACCAGCGTCGGGCGGCCGCGGCGTGATCTACTCACTAGCTTTCGGCACCATCCTTCTGGGTGCTGCCGTAGTGTTGCGACGCAAGTATGCAACACAAAACTGA
- a CDS encoding SpaH/EbpB family LPXTG-anchored major pilin: MKRTNNFRNVCAAAAILSIATLGLGATANAAVAPAAGVVSAVEAAPDYPQIDQDTASLTVHKHLQPEAAENSAGEQLNPAPTNKPVSGVEFTIQKIDGIDLKTNEGWQKAQALSKKFAEQGEAALTAEALKADGLSLGATDAKSTENGIVTFADKKLGLYLVKETNTADATVDDAKATIVSSKPFLVTLPMTHQKASDSEANNKTWNYDVHVYPKNSIVEVKKSVNDANKNVGDKVTYTLNTDVPVASPKGKALSKYVVMDKLSTHVSVTSEDVTVALKKVNAPGAAELSDPDDEFKLVGGDYNVVVVGSDVKVEFTPAGLAKLGKAAQLPNTYKVQTVITPTLKSVPVADEASGKVAGEIKNKAYLAPSSEYSDNMDLLPDPDTNKPVKELTPAEKDNGVKYPAPASDPVVTRLASIQINKFEANSPEGKLEGATFKLAYCPVKGEGQEATPEPTFLTVNDQSEWTTGDNGLVDIAGLHVNNFANNADETNNNVQGQTYCLYETKSPAGYELLTEPIKVQLNQAGEIRVLDVPNVKHNAGFQLPLTGANGLLTLGLAGAALAGGGALILVGRRRKAQD, translated from the coding sequence ATGAAACGCACCAACAACTTCAGGAACGTCTGCGCCGCAGCCGCCATCCTGAGCATCGCCACCCTTGGCCTAGGCGCAACCGCTAACGCAGCAGTAGCCCCAGCCGCAGGTGTTGTATCCGCAGTGGAAGCTGCCCCTGATTACCCACAGATCGATCAGGACACTGCATCCTTGACCGTTCACAAGCACCTACAGCCAGAAGCAGCTGAAAATTCCGCTGGTGAACAACTGAACCCAGCACCAACTAATAAGCCAGTTTCCGGTGTGGAGTTCACCATTCAGAAGATTGATGGTATCGACCTTAAAACCAACGAAGGCTGGCAGAAGGCTCAGGCTCTTTCAAAGAAATTTGCAGAACAAGGCGAAGCCGCTCTAACCGCTGAAGCTCTAAAGGCTGATGGTTTGTCGTTAGGCGCAACTGATGCCAAGTCAACTGAAAACGGTATCGTGACCTTTGCTGATAAGAAGCTTGGCTTGTACCTCGTCAAGGAAACTAACACTGCCGATGCAACTGTTGATGATGCTAAAGCAACCATCGTTTCCTCCAAGCCATTCTTGGTGACTCTCCCAATGACTCACCAGAAAGCATCCGACAGCGAGGCAAACAACAAGACTTGGAACTATGACGTTCACGTTTACCCAAAGAACTCAATTGTTGAGGTTAAGAAGAGCGTAAACGACGCAAACAAGAATGTTGGAGATAAGGTAACCTATACCCTTAACACCGATGTTCCTGTTGCTTCCCCTAAGGGCAAGGCTCTATCCAAGTATGTTGTTATGGATAAGCTAAGCACACATGTTTCCGTTACCTCAGAAGATGTTACTGTGGCATTGAAAAAGGTTAATGCCCCAGGCGCTGCTGAACTTTCGGATCCTGATGATGAATTCAAACTCGTCGGTGGTGATTATAACGTTGTAGTCGTCGGTAGCGATGTCAAAGTTGAGTTCACCCCTGCAGGTCTAGCCAAGTTGGGTAAAGCTGCCCAGCTTCCAAACACCTACAAGGTACAGACTGTTATTACCCCAACTTTGAAGTCGGTTCCTGTGGCTGACGAAGCAAGCGGTAAGGTTGCTGGTGAGATCAAGAACAAGGCATACTTGGCACCTTCTTCGGAATACAGCGATAACATGGATCTACTCCCAGATCCTGACACCAATAAGCCTGTAAAGGAACTAACACCTGCCGAAAAGGACAACGGTGTAAAGTACCCAGCACCGGCATCGGATCCAGTAGTAACCCGCCTAGCATCCATTCAAATTAACAAGTTTGAAGCAAATAGCCCAGAAGGTAAGCTTGAGGGGGCAACCTTTAAACTTGCATATTGTCCAGTAAAGGGCGAAGGTCAGGAAGCAACTCCAGAACCTACCTTCTTGACAGTTAATGATCAGAGCGAATGGACTACCGGCGATAACGGCCTTGTCGATATTGCTGGTTTGCACGTTAACAATTTTGCCAACAACGCTGACGAAACGAACAATAACGTTCAGGGACAGACTTACTGCTTGTACGAAACCAAGTCCCCAGCAGGATACGAACTTCTAACTGAACCAATCAAGGTCCAGTTGAACCAGGCTGGCGAAATTCGAGTACTTGACGTTCCTAACGTTAAGCACAACGCTGGTTTCCAGTTGCCTCTAACCGGTGCTAACGGCCTACTCACCCTAGGCCTAGCTGGTGCAGCCCTAGCTGGCGGTGGCGCATTGATCCTAGTCGGTCGTCGTCGCAAGGCACAGGACTGA
- a CDS encoding class C sortase yields MATRTTKAPKSNAPTPNDKKRNWIHLLGVLCVLGGVAIMAYPVIATLIINYSQMQASEKVREATIHEFNDDQRKKLIEDAHEYNKQLVSGPILDPFLQRVAPNTKLYRDYLKYLNFDGIIGSVDIPEINVNLPIYHGTFDDALNRGAGHLFGSALPIGGNNTHSIITAHSGLGSATMFDNLPKLKVGDPIYLHVGGQTLKYDVRNTETVLPTNTKSLNMEPGKDLVTLITCTPYGINTHRLLVHAERAPLDPKEEEKVNSQPVYQIWQNWMILPIVISVFLLSLLFIPPKKKRKKDDEQPKPPVAPPNSLALPDAAPEATANAQAGSTTGASAPVDQPENATQNALSSPRAENTEGENQQPSETETATSEQAPNRKSVLGKESQEVGAPNNDEKAPVSDEQTSHAPEQAAETPKRKYPSRRELRAQRGNGQN; encoded by the coding sequence ATGGCAACCAGAACCACCAAAGCACCAAAATCCAATGCGCCAACCCCAAATGATAAAAAGCGCAACTGGATTCACCTGCTAGGCGTCCTCTGCGTCCTCGGCGGTGTCGCCATCATGGCCTACCCCGTAATCGCCACCCTCATCATCAACTACTCCCAAATGCAAGCGTCCGAAAAAGTACGCGAAGCAACCATCCACGAGTTCAATGACGACCAACGGAAAAAACTCATCGAAGACGCCCACGAATACAACAAACAACTCGTATCCGGGCCCATCCTCGACCCCTTCCTACAAAGAGTTGCACCAAACACCAAACTCTACCGAGACTACCTAAAATACCTAAACTTTGACGGCATCATCGGCTCCGTAGACATCCCCGAAATCAACGTCAACCTACCCATCTACCACGGCACCTTCGACGACGCCCTCAACCGCGGCGCCGGGCACCTCTTCGGCTCAGCCCTACCAATCGGCGGCAACAACACCCACTCCATCATCACCGCCCACTCCGGCCTCGGCTCAGCCACCATGTTCGACAACCTGCCCAAGCTCAAAGTAGGTGACCCCATCTACCTGCACGTCGGCGGACAAACCCTCAAATACGACGTTCGAAACACCGAAACCGTGCTCCCAACCAACACCAAGTCACTCAACATGGAGCCCGGAAAAGACCTCGTCACCCTCATCACCTGCACCCCCTACGGCATCAACACCCACCGACTACTCGTCCACGCCGAACGAGCCCCACTCGACCCCAAAGAAGAAGAAAAAGTCAACAGCCAGCCCGTCTACCAAATCTGGCAAAACTGGATGATCCTACCTATCGTCATCAGCGTCTTCTTACTCTCACTGCTCTTCATCCCACCCAAGAAAAAACGCAAAAAAGATGACGAGCAGCCAAAGCCCCCAGTAGCACCCCCAAACTCCCTAGCACTGCCAGACGCAGCCCCAGAAGCGACAGCTAACGCCCAAGCCGGTTCAACTACTGGCGCGTCAGCACCAGTAGACCAGCCAGAAAACGCTACTCAAAACGCCTTGTCATCGCCCCGCGCAGAAAATACCGAGGGCGAAAACCAACAACCGTCAGAAACAGAGACCGCAACCTCCGAACAGGCGCCAAACCGGAAATCCGTCCTCGGCAAAGAAAGCCAAGAAGTAGGAGCTCCAAATAATGACGAAAAGGCCCCTGTAAGCGACGAACAGACAAGCCATGCCCCAGAACAAGCAGCGGAAACTCCCAAGCGGAAATACCCCTCGCGACGTGAACTTCGGGCACAACGCGGCAACGGCCAAAACTAA